The Leptospira stimsonii genome includes the window ATATAATTCGGTAAAATGGAAAATTTTATAGCATCAAATTCCAAAATTAATCCGAAATGGATCATAGTAGCACAAAGAAGAACGGCACTCTACGAATGACATCAAAGAAACTTTTTATATTACTTACTTTTTCCACACTTCATTTTTTTAACTGCGCGATATTACAAAGAACTAAAATCCATTGGTTATCGAACGTGGAAGACGTAAGAAGTCAAACGGAGAAGTTAGGCACCATTAAAAAAGTATCGATCAATCGATTCAGTTCTCGACCTGCAAATTTCGGTGGATTCTCCGCTGAAAACTTCACGAACGGAATCCGTTTTTTTCTCACAAAAGAAGGTCTCGACGTTTCCATCCAAGAACTTCAACCGGATCCTCCAAAACAAAATGCTCAGGAAAATACGGCTCCGGTTACCGGAGGAGCACCTCAGAATGCAAATCTTCTCGGATATGGAAACTTAGGAAACGGTCAGACTGGCCTAGTAGGAGAATCCGGCGAAAAACCAATGGAACCATCGAGGGAAAGTATTCAGAAGGCCTGTTCCGTTGCAAACTGTAGCGTATATATCGACGGCTATAT containing:
- a CDS encoding lipoprotein; amino-acid sequence: MTSKKLFILLTFSTLHFFNCAILQRTKIHWLSNVEDVRSQTEKLGTIKKVSINRFSSRPANFGGFSAENFTNGIRFFLTKEGLDVSIQELQPDPPKQNAQENTAPVTGGAPQNANLLGYGNLGNGQTGLVGESGEKPMEPSRESIQKACSVANCSVYIDGYIYEKRTGNILDESVTTGIFLRLYNSSGILVAQIKLNSGVTMEIFDNNTLIAEMASERIRSVLVKDSRSNSFNWKFWE